A stretch of Stigmatopora argus isolate UIUO_Sarg chromosome 22, RoL_Sarg_1.0, whole genome shotgun sequence DNA encodes these proteins:
- the mlxipl gene encoding carbohydrate-responsive element-binding protein, with protein MATIGRLVPIDGSELLDSSEAEPESEQARAPAFGPLHYTQVIHSGHFMVSSPHSDNDAQPGGSRGGRRPRYDFDTVNRTWCQTYRYGPRSSGSLSIDPTLTRIFECMSLAYSGKIVSPKWKSFKGLRLLWRDKIRLNNAIWRAWFIQYVEKRKNHVCGFVTPLEGSEADAHRKPEAIVLEGSYWKRRIEVVIKEYHKWRIYYKERIQKEKDHIILMLQEGQICQGKLEKGSHQMYQEPAAIPEEAHMFDPEYLLSDISDTLFTMTQKQCPWPSQRHNTYTTNADMIQPGLTPLQPNLDDFMDIPDIFLNSGIQSCEQSDFADSGYLESSSSIALAPFPPAHAIPQLLIDTQLSEVGVSSENLPQSSSYNPQTDRGGEYHSTTLQYGAQSCSDPTLNALFPPNIEQFFSSAMPFFYPVPCHNFSSATASVTPSVITHTVYTVAGMPEPSGRPHAGVPYAQPPCHSLSYSPFGEAQPPGNAPHRFAVPEVSSAQGRGKHKQKRSGVRTSGPPVDLSHTMPAAPTSCLAKLLSTGPPERKPPVGFKSSRVTVKGQRSTSPRATHASLQGQQSDGWRGAQPVLHNQRSGQGHSRSAKGSAASSLISDDGACTSAAPLTPKTERLSPVHFYGTDRSILTDMGQTSPLEKSSNPESPYSGSLVYGMIESSKITESRQISHISAEQKRHFNIKLGFDTLHSLVATLSSQPSIKISKATTLQKTAEYIVKMQQERALLHEEAQRLQNDIQLLNSAINSCQQQLPATGVPITRQRFDHMRQKFREYVQAQTLQNWKFWIFSVIIEPLFESYNEMVSTASVEQLCQSTLSWLDQHCSLPSLRPMVLSSLRLLSTTTPILSDPGLLPEQAYFAVTRGDPSPSDHSIQNPAQDNEFLDPFSSFHS; from the exons ATGGCGACCATCGGAAGATTGGTGCCCATCGACGGCAGCGAGCTTCTCGACTCTTCCGAGGCCGAACCCGAGTCGGAGCAGGCTCGGGCACCTGCCTTCGGGCCTCTCCACTACACGCAGGTCATCCACAGCGGGCACTTTATGGTGTCGTCGCCCCACAGCGACAACGACGCCCAGCCAGGTGGATCGAGAGGGGGAAGGCGTCCGAGGTACGACTTCGATACGGTCAACCGCACCTGGTGTCAGACGTACCGCTACGGACCGCGGAGCTCCGGCAGCCTGAGCATCGACCCGACTCTCACGCGCATTTTTGAGTGCATGTCCCTGGCCTACAG TGGGAAGATTGTGTCTCCAAAATGGAAGTCTTTCAAAGGACTGCGTCTACTGTGGAGGGATAAGATCCGTCTGAACAACGCAATTTGGAGAGCATGGTTCATCCAAT ATGTTGAAAAGAGGAAAAACCATGTGTGTGGCTTTGTGACCCCATTGGAAGGATCTGAGGCAGATGCCCACAGAAAGCCTGAA GCCATCGTATTAGAGGGAAGCTACTGGAAGCGACGGATTGAAGTGGTCATTAAGGAGTATCATAAGTGGAGGATATATTATAAGGAGAGA ATTCAAAAAGAGAAGGATCACATCATATTGATGCTACAAGAG GGTCAAATCTGCCAGGGAAAATTGGAGAAAGGGTCCCATCAGATGTATCAAGAGCCTGCGGCAATACCAGAGGAGGCACACATGTTTGACCCGGAATACCTTCTGTCGGACATCTCTGATACCCTGTTCACCATGACACAGAAACAGTGCCCTTGGCCCAGCCAGCGTCACAACA catacacaacaaatgCGGATATGATTCAGCCTGGCCTCACTCCTCTACAACCCAATTTGGATGATTTCATGGATATACCAG atatcTTTTTGAACTCTGGGATCCAATCATGTGAACAGTCCGATTTTGCAGACTCCGGTTATCTTGAAAGTTCCTCCAGCATTGCACTCGCTCCTTTCCCCCCTGCGCACGCCATTCCTCAACTACTTATTGACACCCAGCTCTCTGAG GTGGGCGTGTCCTCCGAAAATCTGCCTCAGTCCTCCTCATATAATCCTCAAACAGACCGCGGTGGCGAATACCACTCGACCACCTTACAATACGGAGCCCAGTCCTGTTCTGACCCGACTTTGAATGCACTGTTCCCCCCCAACATTGAGCAATTTTTTTCTAGCGCCATGCCATTTTTTTACCCTGTCCCATGTCACAATTTCAGCTCCGCAACCGCCAGCGTCACCCCCAGCGTCATCACTCACACCGTTTACACAGTGGCGGGTATGCCGGAACCTTCCGGCCGGCCTCACGCGGGGGTCCCCTACGCCCAACCTCCGTGCCACTCTCTCAGCTATTCGCCGTTTGGCGAGGCTCAGCCACCTGGAAACGCACCGCACCGCTTTGCGGTTCCCGAAGTTTCCAGCGCACAAGGGAGAGGGAAGCACAAGCAGAAGAGAAGTGGCGTGAGAACGTCCGGTCCACCTGTGGATCTGTCTCACACCATGCCTGCCGCCCCTACTAGCTGCCTGGCTAAGCTGCTCTCCACTGGTCCCCCTGAGC GAAAACCACCGGTGGGTTTCAAAAGCAGTCGTGTGACggtcaaaggtcagaggtcAACATCTCCCAGAGCGACG CACGCTTCATTGCAAGGGCAGCAATCGGACGGCTGGCGCGGCGCCCAACCAGTATTGCACAACCAGAGGTCGGGCCAGGGTCACAGTCGAAGCGCCAAAGGGTCAGCGGCGTCTTCCCTAATCAGCGATGACGGCGCCTGCACGAGCGCAGCACCTCTGACCCCCAAGACTGAAAGACTGTCCCCTGTCCATTTTTATGGCACGGACAGAAGCATCTTAACAG ATATGGGCCAAACATCGCCACTAGAAAAATCCTCTAACCCAGAGTCGCCATATTCGGGCTCTCTCGTGTATGGAATGATAGAATCCAGCAAG ATAACAGAGAGCAGACAGATAAGCCACATCTCCGCTGAACAGAAGAGACATTTCAACATCAAACTAGGATTTGACACTTTACACAGCCTGGTGGCCACGCTCAGCTCTCAACCAAGCATCAAG ATCAGCAAAGCCACCACGTTGCAGAAGACGGCCGAGTACATCGTGAAGATGCAACAGGAGAGGGCTCTCCTGCACGAGGAAGCTCAAAGACTCCAAAATGACATTCAGCTCCTGAACTCTGCCATCAA TAGCTGCCAGCAGCAGCTGCCCGCCACGGGCGTGCCTATCACACGACAAAGATTTGACCACATGAGGCAAAAGTTCCGAGAGTACGTCCAGGCGCAGACTCTGCAAAATTGGAAGTTTTGGATC TTCAGCGTCATCATCGAGCCACTTTTTGAGTCCTATAATGAAATGGTGTCTACTGCCAGTGTGGAACAACTGTGCCAATCCACTTTATCCTGGTTGGACCAACACTGCTCACTGCCTTCTTTAAGACCCA TGGTCCTGAGTTCACTCCGTCTCCTCAGCACCACCACACCCATTCTAAGCGACCCGGGACTGCTGCCCGAGCAGGCCTACTTTGCCGTCACCCGGGGCGACCCCTCTCCCTCGGACCACTCCATACAGAACCCGGCTCAAGACAATGAGTTTCTAGACCCCTTTTCATCTTTCCATTCTTAA
- the c1qbp gene encoding complement component 1 Q subcomponent-binding protein, mitochondrial — translation MLKSLVRTVGAAFRLPAVSSSTARVLALGCPQLCAPNAATARPFTRSIWMMNGKGASGYRPKLFTSKVLNPSVSCGCGAMHTDGDKSFGEFLLDEIKEEKKIQKSATLPKISGGWELSMDGTEVLLTKHAGGEKITVTFNVNNSILPNFADEADQGEQKPGEEDEIVSTPNFVVEVKKQAAKHTLVIDCQFLQDELAEGDGEESDIFGVFEVSFQAEGDVEWKETSYTLTKDSLNDSLYDHMMDFLADRGVDNTFADELIELSTAIEHQEYIKFLEELKTFVKCN, via the exons ATGCTGAAGTCACTTGTCCGCACTGTGGGAGCCGCTTTCCGCCTTCCTGCGGTCTCCAGTTCCACGGCACGGGTTTTGGCGCTTGGTTGCCCGCAACTGTGCGCACCGAATGCGGCCACTGCTAGACCCTTCACCCGCTCCATCTGGATGATGAACGGGAAAGGAGCGTCGGGATATCGGCCTAAACTCTTCACTTCCAAAGTGTTGAATCCATCGGTGTCGTGTGGATGCGGTGCGATGCACACAGACG GTGACAAGTCGTTTGGGGAGTTTTTATTAGATGAAATAAAAGAGGAGAAGAAGATTCAGAAAAGTGCAACTTTACCCAAGATCTCAGGGGGTTGGGAACTGTCTATGGATGGCACAGAGGTTTTACTCACTAAACACGCTGGTGGAGAGAA AATCACCGTCACTTTCAACGTCAATAACAGCATACTTCCGAACTTTGCCGACGAAGCCGATCAAGGAGAGCAAAAGCCCGGAGAAGAG GATGAAATTGTGTCGACGCCCAACTTTGTCGTTGAAGTGAAAAAACAAGCGGCCAAGCATACTTTGGTGATCGACTGCCAATTCCTTCAAGATGAG CTGGCAGAGGGGGATGGCGAGGAAAGTGACATCTTTGGCGTCTTTGAAGTCAGCTTCCAGGCCGAGGGGGACGTGGAATGGAAAGAGACCAGTTACACGCTCACCAAGGACTCCCTGAATGAT tcccTCTACGACCACATGATGGACTTTCTGGCCGACCGGGGTGTCGACAACACCTTTGCAGATGAACTGATCGAGCTGAGCACTGCCATCGAGCATCAAGAATACATTAAGTTTCTGGAGGAACTCAAAACCtttgtaaaatgtaattaa